Part of the Henckelia pumila isolate YLH828 chromosome 2, ASM3356847v2, whole genome shotgun sequence genome is shown below.
AGCTTTTGGATGCAATGATTAGAAAAGTTAGAGATGAAATTCAATTACTATCAAATTTCAGTTAGATTtgaatttcaagaaaaaaaacaaataacaaCCCATAACAATAAGCATATTTTACTGACTTTTCCTAGTTATAATTATAAGATTATTAATTTATGATATTAATTGtactatatatttatataaggatcttcaaaaattttattatctTATATTTATCGAAATTATTCATTTAATAAACTGGCTCAAGTCGGGACtggaaaaaatatcattttagaGAGGTTATTAATTAATCGAGTATAAATTTAAAGAGGTTTTATTATATCACTGATATGCTGCGACAATTATTGTGAATGCAACTAGAGGAGCAGAATCCTACGTGCGAGATGCAGAATcccttttttgttgtttttgcaAGAAAATATTATTAACAATGGAATAAATGGTAAGGAAGTGAAAAAATATGAAACTGCGCAACGTTTACAGTTATCCCTAAAATGTGGAAATATGCTATTTTATATGTATCTTTGTCCAATGTCAAGTTAAACTCATCCTCACTACAActatttcatcttcaaatttgAACATAACAGAGGTTCTGAATATTTCTCCTGCTTTCTCAACTTccattaaataaataagaatGTTGCATACCTTGAAGCGATCATCGTTTGGCAAGAATGACTTGGCTATTCCCAGAACTTTATTCAAGAGAACTGAAAGCTTATCATTAAAACCATAAAGCTTCAGCTCTAACTTATCACCATACAGAGAAACCGAACTTTCCAATTTTGCCACACTTGCCTGCAGTAAATAAAATTAGATGcacaatatttataaaaaataatcatacTTCACGGGGATCAGCACCCAAAAATCAGATCAAGATCACAGAAAACAGCAGACAGTGATAACCTGATAGATAATCTCATTGAGTTCATCCTTCAGGAGCAATATATATAATTCAGTCAAGACAGCATTCCTTAAACTACTGTATCCTCCTTTTAGTGATATCCGGAAATATGTATTTGCACGAGGAAGTCTAAAAGTATTGTCAAGCATGTACCACAACTTCATATGAGGTTCATCAAGTATACAGATTGGAGATAATGCATCTGCAACATGGCAAGGTGCCTTGTCGGCCCTTATGGAAAAATCACGTGGGATAAAGTTGTTCTTTGATGGCAGATGTAGAGAGGAATTTATTTCTGGAGGATCCTTCCATGACTCCATCAGAGAAGAAGGTATATCTTCCTCAACATATCGTGATCTGAACCATGGctcatgctgaacatctgaaAATCATGCAAAGAGGTAAGATGACCAACATTCAATGATCATTTGCTATTATGTAGACAAAAGGCCGATCCATTAATCTGGGAAAAAATTCATAATAGAAATAATGAATATTTTAAAGATACTTTTTTTAGTGACACTTGAGTGAACAACAAGATTTTGCCAGTGTGAAAAACAATAACAGGATGCGATAATAGATGATTCAGTAGATAAACAAATAAACACAAAGATGGCCCAGTCTTCAATTTATTAAGGAGCCCATAGTTATCAAAGACATACAAGTCAGATCGAATCATCACCAAATTCAGTTCCTAGGTCAATCAGTTGAGTTGGTAACGTAGCACAAAATAGTAAACTATATAGAATGGGATCTATGTGGTTAAATATTTTAACCTAGAGAAACGAATTCTACCATATTCAAAGAAAATGCATACAGATATCATGCCTGATATCCCTAAAAAGTTAAAACAAAAGGATAGTTTGGAGAACCTCAATCGATTACTTTTCATATCCTACACACTTATGTTATTTAAGGAAAAATTCAGCACATGACCACAAGATAACAAAATATAGCAATAAATAACAGCTCGTAACCAAAATCACCATATGACTTGTTAAAAGATTTGGTTATTATGTCGACTCTCATGTTTGCAGGCCCGAAGAAATCGAGAAGATATTTGATCATCTCCTCATCCCAGACTTCGTATGAATAGTCACCATAGATAACATGTTCTGGAGGATAAACCAGGAGGTTTCCTGCAATTGAACATTGGTGACTTAATACAACCTGATTAAATATAAGCAaagaaacaataaaaaatataccaaaaaaaaaaccacaGAAAAAgatttctttgttttttaatatatatacaccCCTTTCATCACATGTCTAAGGTCTTGTTGAGATTCATAATCTGTTTAAAAGAGAAACACATCCTCGAACACCAAAACTACAATTATGTTTAAGTAACCACTCAAATATCATTACAAGTTAAATGAATATTCAGTGAGACAAACCAAATGCCTCGGGCTCTGCAGCGGTTTAAACGACAAAAGTAAATGATTCTTATCCGAATAACATTAAAATTTCTGGGAATTTTTTCTTGAGCATCCTTCTATTCTCAAAGAATGTTCAAGATTAATGTCAAAATTGTTGTGGGACATAAAAAAGATTCAGCGTAGAAAATGGGCTCGTTGTTAAACCAATTCCCAAATTGTGTGCCAAAGCTAAAGGTGTGTTTGTTATCACAGGGTTTGAAGATTTTGAAGGACAAGGGATTGCCATCCTTTGGCCTTTGCTCTTCTCTCGTCACCTGTTCTTCCTACCAACACAAAGAATGGTGTGTTTCCCAAATACCCATGATCAAACCCTCTTCCAACCGTTCTTCAGAAAGATTCTCTGGATGGATCAtgacaaaattttttaataaaatctctTTTAGATAGATCACCTTATGAATTCTCTTCGGTAAACAGCAGTAGTTAGAACCTATAAGCAAATAGAATCAATCGCTATGCATGGATTTTTCTGACAATGGGTTATTATAGAGATTTTTCTGGTCATCAAGGTGTTAATATGACAGTCTTGCTGCATACTCTAAGTTATTGTTGATAGCTAAAAACTAAAAAGTTAACTCAGTATCTAGGAATATAATTTATAGGctacttgtaattaaaaatgCCACAATGAAAACCAGAGGAGGAATTCGATGATAAGAAAATAAGAAGGTCCCAAGCCAAATGAGAAGAGTAGTGTTGCTACATGCTAGTTTGGTGAGAGCGGTATAAATAAACGAGGGATTATGGAATTTGAAATTAATGAATACAAACAGGAAAATCGTAATGTGATATATAAAATACCAGCAAGTTCTGCAGCATAATCATCTGCAGGTTGTTCCTCAGCAAATCTAAACTCCATATTTCCGATATCTTGGAGTTCCTTAAAAATCCATTCTTGAGGAGGAATTTGACGCAACAGTTTGAGATATTGATAAACAAAGCCAATGATTTCATATATCTGCACCATCAATCAATAAGTTAAAAAGAGAGCAAGGCAGACCACAGCTCTTGAACATCCATGAACCCCATGGATATAGTGAATAAAGGTTCATAAGTAagccataaaaataattaaacaaccaCCCAAACAGAAAGGATGGATGTTCAATAAAGATGCTGCTTTTTAAAGCCTAAAAATTATGGATATCAGAGAGCACATTATATCTGTTTGCAAGCAAGTTTTTCTATGTACAAATGGTTTCAAATAGTGCTGAGTTATATGCCTCGAAGCCATATTGCAAGGCCGAATAACTCAGACATGAACCCTGAGTTATGTCCAATAAAGATGCTGCTTTTTAAAGCCTAAAAATTATGGATATCAGAGAGCACATTATATCTGTTTGCAATCAAGTTTTTCTATGTACAAATGGTTTCAAATAGTGCTGAAAGATCAACTACTGTTTCCTATCTATAATTGCATGCCTTCTATTAATTACCACAAGGTTTTAAAGAAGTTGAAAATGTGATTTTCAGGGTAACTTTCACTATTTACTCTAATAACAAAGAGATCATGCAATTTCACAGCTGCATTTATCAGAACAATACTACCTTAACACAAAGGACATTTTTTCTTGTGACATCCCATGAAGGTTGTGAGCTCGTCAATTCACTATTGAAGTAAATAAATCTGCCGACAAATGGCAATAACATTTACACAAAATTACTTTGTGCGTAAGAGGAAAATTACATATTCAAAGTCCTAAGTTGCTTCAAGGGATGTAATCTAACAGATAATACTTTATTTCTTTTAGTAATTACAGAAGGAGCTCCAAAGTGTTACCTTCTCTAAGCCAGAGTCTGTGAGATGTAGGGACATGCCGAAAATGTAAGCTATTGAAGAGCGAGACATCCCTTCATCGCCAACGCCAGCAGATATAGAAGTTACCCAGCCTTTAGCTTTCAGGAAAAAATGCAAGCTCCCCTTGCCCTCTGGAATCATGATAATTTTTATCTCCGTCAAAATTCAAATTCTCAGATACAAGCACATGATAAAAGTCATATGCAAACACATGAAAGAAAGTGTAGGAGCTCAAACCGAATTAATCCAATTCGATTATTACAACATCTAAATAACACTTTTTCTTACAATATCCCGCAAAATCACATGCTTTGAAATTTGAATTGCTATATTTCCAGTTAGTCCATAATTTGAAAATAGTTCTAAAATACAAGATGTGGCTACAATTTTTTTCAAACCaacacaatttatttttaaaaaaatttgagtttCCGCAATTTATAGTTTTGAAGATGACAAAGTAAAATTTGAAGTTCTTTCTACCAGATCTAATACATgccaacaaaagattgttccaTTGTAGAGAAGGAATGATCAACGATGAAGAAACAGAAGGAAGAAATAAATGATGAAGAAACAGAAGATAAGCCCATATCAAACAAGATTTGAGAGGTCAATGTCCCAGAAAATAAAGGGTATCATACACTAAAAACTTCAAATCTTGCCGCTGATCTCCCAGAGTGAAAAACAAACAACACAAgaaccaaaataaataaataaaatatattacaaGAAACAGAATTTTGCACCATGTTTTTTCCAGTTTCAAGCAGCATCATGTACAGAGAGTATACATAGAGTAGTGTTTTCCCAAATCCAGATGCAAATTATTGATAAGAGCtgaatacaaaaataaaaatagaaacaCAAAAACCTACTATTTCAGTATTTCTTGCTTGTCGCAGATGCATTTTGTTATGCTAATAGAGAGCAACAAACCATCATAAGAAAGAAATTGTAATAGCAGCAATCTCACCGTGTCCAAGGAGATGAGCAAGATAATCTTCAGCCTTCTTCAAATAATCTTTTCGCAGCGAAGGTAATGTCCATGACAAATCAAGGATGTGAACATCTTTAACTGCCTCTAACCAATAAAGTTTGCCTGCTTTCCAAATTGGAATGTTCAACCCAATCTCTGGCTTAACCGAAAGGCCTTTCCTGACATCGCTAAACAATTCGAGGACCCAACTTTCAAGAACTTCAAGAGTctctggaaaaaaaaattcagcagTTAAAATTACAACAAAAGGATAAATCAGACCATGTCTTTCTATGTGTAGGCCAACAAAGTAACAAAATGAAACACTGCTAAGGAGCCAGTAGATTCTTATATTCCCTCCTAAGGCAAGAGAGTACCTTTTTAATCATCACTATTATCTAGACCACACTTACAGGCATCTTTTTCCCAGGCCCATGTGGGAACTTTAAGCAGATACAGAATAAGAGCAAAAACCATATCCGCAAACTTTACGGATTATAATTGATTCCATCATGGCATTGTTGCCATCAGATATGCAGTGCATGTTTTCCACCGCTATGTTGACATGAGGATTGAGAAGGGTGGTTACACGGTTTAGGGGAGCGGTGAAATCTTCAGTTTACAAAGACGACCACATGTCTCtaaattaaatgaatttatACAGGTTGGGGCCCAACTCCACCCACATTGCTTGATTGCCTTTATCAAAAGCAATAGTACGAAAATTTacaggcaacccaaaatttgcAGTGACTTTCTATCAGCGAAGTGGGGAAGTCAGTGAAGTATAAACAACATGCCCCCAGCTGCTCCTTTCTTTTCTAAAACAGCTAATACTCCTTTTTTTTAAGACAACTAATTTATTGTACGTTTTTCCCCAGCCTTACCTTAATAGCCATTTACATACTCGATAAAAAGAATccaattaaaaaactaaaaaatttccTGGACCAGTTAACAAACTAAAAACCTACCACGTCAACTCATTTTTACTACTTATTATACACATTCGAAAAACTTACCACCCCCTATAATAACTAGCTTCATTGATCCACCATAATAATAATCGTTGTACAGCTTCAAAATGTGATCCCGTAAATTGATTCCCTTTTCCATAGCATCAGCCAGGCTCTTTTTATTCCCTACAATAATCCAAAGGGGAAGTTTAATAATAACCATAACTTACCAGCAGGAACACAAAATAAAAGTGATGGAAATGAAAAATACCCCAAAAGAATCGGTTGAAAGGATGGTCTGATGCAGATGTATAGCACTGTAGTTGTTGGAGCCGGCAGGAGTCATTTTGTAAAGCCTGGTTAAATTCTGTAACCCAGATTTCCATGtgatgacaaaaaaaaaaaagagcgcTGAGTTTCCGAGCATCAGAAGGAGCAGAATACAACAAAACACTAAAGAAATATGATCTTTTATGACATTGCATGAGGACACAGACAATAAAACTTGAGCTACCCGAATCCACGGCCAATACCTCCCGTTCCATGGCTTCAGCCTTCACTAAAGGCGATATGAAAAATTGagcaaatctgaaaaattggaCATCAAGAATAAGCATCCACATAATCTTGCACTCAAGAAACACAAGCAAAGCCACAAACACGAAGCAACTCTCCTTGACTGCAAAACGACATCATCAAGTCCATAACCACACATCACACCATGAAAAAATAGAAGCATTAGATATGCTACATTTAAGAGAACTTAGAACCCATGTAATTCCATGTTATGTCACCCTTCATATCAATCAGCATCACCAGAATTATTTACACCTTCAATTTCTGCCAAGTCCAAAATTTTGAAGAACTGACATAATTTTACATTCATCCACCACACGGAAAAAACTTTTATGTTCCCCGTGTAATTCCACGTTTTGTCACCCAGCAGATTTACAATTTCAATTTCTCCCAAGTCAAAATTTTGAAGAACTGACATAATTTTCCATTTGTCCACCACACGGAAAAATCTTATATGTTTCCCCCAAAACCATAAAAACAGTCGTTCACTTTATGTAATCATGAATAACTAGCAACATCTAACACAATTATAAAGATTATAAAGAGTTTTGTTAAGCATAAAGGTAAATAATCTATGTGTCAAAGTAATATATAGTAGCTAAATTACCATGTTGGACACGAACACAACATAAAGAAAccataacaaaaaaaatataacattcTAGATTCCACAAAATAACTGTACTGGTGATGTGCAGGTATAAACAATTTCACACATAAACTTGAGTGAATAAATGAAGATATATTCAATCACTCACACGAGGCACAGAAAAAGAGCTGTAAAATACAGTTCAATGCATTCATGAAGTGAGCATTAATTGTAAATTGTAAAtaaacaaaacacaaaaatcaaGGTTCTAAAATTCGCTAAGCACTAGTCAGGCGCTAGACCAGAGCCTAGGCCGCCTAGGCGGGGATTAGGCGTCGCTAGGCGGATTCCAAGTgtataacataaataaatcagatATTATAACTCCAACATGATGgcatcaaatttaaaatgagttcAAAATTACATGACTGATAAAATTCCACAAATTTACTCCACTTATTCTTCTCCACAAATATATCTACTTGTTattctcatatttttttttctcttctctttGGAAATGACGTTGAAAGGATTTTCGTGGAAGGGTGAATACAATTTTTCGTCAGTTTTTTTATTGGGTTTATGATTtaaaagccaaaaaaaaaagaaaatcatTTCCGCCTAGGGCCGATCGACTAGCACTTTTTCGATGTGGTCAGCCCGCGCCTAGCGCCTAGGCGGCCGCCCAGGTCGATTTTTAGAAAACTGACAAAATATATAAAAGCATGCGTGCAGGAACAAAAGCACAGGGAAAATAATACCATTTTTTTTAGTAGCTCATTTCTCTACGGGCTAAAGGATGTTCGAGAAAATCAACATggcaaagataaaaaaaaatatcttttacAGACCTTCTATGATTTTCAATACCAGTGAAAAGAATATCAAGGATAATTAAAACATGAGAAAAACTGATTGGATGAACAAAAAACTTAGTAACAGGTTGCTTCGATAGAATGCCTAGTGGCTGAAAAgaattcaaatcaaatcaatGAAATTTCTTTCCTGCAAAAGAACCCTTCATTTACCTTGTCAAGGCACCCTTAAGAAACTCCCTTTTTACTTCAAAGTGGTAACAGGTATGCTCGGTTTCTGTATACGCATTCGATGATCCTCCATGCTTAGACAAGTAACTATCGTACtagtaacaaaaaaaaaaaaagacaatttAAGACATAGTagacataataaaatttttcataACCTCCACCAAAATGATTTAATCAAAAAATAATGACAAGAGGATGTGTGTTCCACACCAGGAGCTCTAGACTTCAACGTTCGAACAAAATCATGACATTTAGGACAGTTTTTTGGTTGAGTTCTAAATTTATAGTTATTTTCTACATTTTTTATGCCATAACATTTACATATTTCATTTTACTTTTGCTTATCTATCCCACCTCAACCTTCACAGTTTACCTATCcctcaaatcaaactttcataTTAGGGCTGCTTGAGTTCAATCATTTGCAAATTACCCTCAGCTTTCCATCATGTTTATTTTACCGGATCAAAGAAAACATGGGCAAGTTTCCAGATTGCAAAGTTCCACTAGCATCTAATCAAACACTTAAAGCTACACGGAGGACACAATTTCTTTCAACAAACCTCATTTTCGTCGGGAAAATCAGCACTTCCCATGAAAAGCATGTGCTCTgcattgaaaatttcaagataaACACGTTTAAATAACAGAAAATTTAAATTCTATTTACTTTTATAAGGAATGCCCCCAATTATTCTCATGTCCGGTAAAATAAAGAGGATCTCGTGCACCAAAAATATGATCTCAAGCAAAAAACTCAACGTAAATCTTCTCATGGTACGCAGAGTATCGCTTCTCCGGAAGCAGCAAGCAGAAAACTGCTGCTGCTACTTTCAAAACTTCATCCACATATCAACAAAATAACAGAAAGTTTCCTACTGACTTCGACTGGAAAAAATAAGTCGGGGTAATATCCAAAAGACCTCCTCTTCCTCGCCTTAATTTTTCAGTTACATTTTACACAGGACCTAAGCAACTTCTTGAGTTCAATAATCTTAGCCTATGTGTTGTAGTTATTTATCCTATATCTCCACACAATCTCATTATTTGGAAACTAGCAAATAGCAATGCTCAAATGTATGGAGTAGCATTTCATAGTCAAACAAGAGTGGCAAATTTAAACCTAGAAAGTGTGCCAGGCCCTGCGCTTCATAAGGATCCTTAAAACTCCCCATTCCTACACACATTGCCGCCGCAACCTGTATAAAAAATGGAAAACGAAGATAACTCCATTATCAACCATCACGAAGCTCAATCGAACTGAATGAATTAAACTAACTCAAATTGATGTCATTAATTCCCCACAGAATCTATCCAACCTTCTTCTGCAACGAGCCTTTCAATCC
Proteins encoded:
- the LOC140881230 gene encoding nardilysin-like; translation: MKVISTLSYCPIRRNTDSKRLAYCRYLCKTPASLPEPKFNRFSSHSRSLLLTMAVGGGAISSDDVVIKSPTDRRLYRYIQLANGLCALLVHDPEIYSDQPYEERSVEDEDEEEEDDEDEDGDEDFGEGDSGEEDEVEEEGEKGLKGSLQKKVAAAMCVGMGSFKDPYEAQGLAHFLEHMLFMGSADFPDENEYDSYLSKHGGSSNAYTETEHTCYHFEVKREFLKGALTRFAQFFISPLVKAEAMEREVLAVDSEFNQALQNDSCRLQQLQCYTSASDHPFNRFFWGNKKSLADAMEKGINLRDHILKLYNDYYYGGSMKLVIIGGETLEVLESWVLELFSDVRKGLSVKPEIGLNIPIWKAGKLYWLEAVKDVHILDLSWTLPSLRKDYLKKAEDYLAHLLGHEGKGSLHFFLKAKGWVTSISAGVGDEGMSRSSIAYIFGMSLHLTDSGLEKIYEIIGFVYQYLKLLRQIPPQEWIFKELQDIGNMEFRFAEEQPADDYAAELAGNLLVYPPEHVIYGDYSYEVWDEEMIKYLLDFFGPANMRVDIITKSFNKSYDVQHEPWFRSRYVEEDIPSSLMESWKDPPEINSSLHLPSKNNFIPRDFSIRADKAPCHVADALSPICILDEPHMKLWYMLDNTFRLPRANTYFRISLKGGYSSLRNAVLTELYILLLKDELNEIIYQASVAKLESSVSLYGDKLELKLYGFNDKLSVLLNKVLGIAKSFLPNDDRFKVVKEDMERTLRNTNMKPLNHSSYLRLQVLCQSFWDVEEKLCLLSDLSLADLRAFVPDLLSQLYIEGLCHGNLLEEEARYISDILRSNLSVQTLPIELRHREFVMCLSPGADLVRDVQVKNKLESNSVVELYFQIEPEGTDLTKLKALTDLFDEIVEEPLFNQLRTKEQLGYVVDCSARVTYRILGFCFRVQSSEHDPVYLQGRIENFINGLEKTLNELDSDTFENYKNGLMGKLLEKDPSLLYETNRFWGQIVDKRYMFDLSKKEAEELNGVQKKDIVDWYRTYLRQHSPKCRRLAIRVWGCNADLSNTQVTSAQVISDLREFKKNSEFYPSFC